One Plasmodium vinckei vinckei genome assembly, chromosome: PVVCY_09 genomic region harbors:
- a CDS encoding nuclear preribosomal assembly protein, putative: MSLDFCSQHLLAYDNSLIVSENEIKAKVEENFAIVMKKINELKNERNDDGELFYNLTQDNVFNLPRYSKIPQAKKPTRWELFAQTKLKKKQNKHGLIYDENSKGWVRRFQKKQIKINKEKSNFVHEYKPSDNIYEDPFERMEEEKDIKKMKQKMREMKNKFEQQGVSSQDIKYIQKQKRKRENLIDNLKMAQISSSTFGRYDKKLKKEKKLKVKSSKIINQKSEKRLLKDEINQNNRLAEIVLKSL; this comes from the exons atgagttTGGATTTTTGTTCTCAACATCTTCTTGCATATGACAATTCCCTGATTGTATCTGAAAAtga GATAAAGGCCAAGGTTGAAGAAAACTTTGCTATcgttatgaaaaaaataaatgaattaaaaaatgaaaggaATGATGATGgagaattattttataatctAACACAAGATAATGTATTTAATTTGCCAAGATATTCAAAAATCCCTCAAGCCAAAAAACCAACAAGATGGGAATTATTTGcacaaacaaaattaaaaaagaaacaaaataaacatgGGTTAATTTACGATGAAAATAGTAAAGGATGGGTAAGAagatttcaaaaaaaacaaataaaaataaataaagaaaaatcaaattttgttcatgaatataaaccaagtgataatatttatgaagATCCATTTGAAAGAATggaagaagaaaaagatattaaaaaaatgaaacaaaaaatgagagaaatgaaaaataaatttgaacAACAAGGGGTTTCATCAcaagatataaaatatatacaaaaacaaaaaagaaaacgGGAAAATCTTATTGACAATCTTAAAAT GGCACAAATTTCTTCTTCTACATTCGGACGGTATGATaaaaaacttaaaaaagaaaaaaaacttaaaGTAAAAAGtagtaaaataataaaccaAAAATCTGAAAAACGTTTATTAAAAGATGagataaatcaaaataacaGATTGGCAgaaattgttttaaaatctCTTTAA
- a CDS encoding 60S ribosomal protein L35, putative, whose product MSNIKAFQLRSLKKKELLDKLEEYKKELSGLRISKAIGNSAKNSKIHSVRKNVARVLTVYNQKRKMELRKLYKDKKFKPYNLKNKLTKKKRLELTKKQKSAMTLRTKKRLTNFPKRKYLLVKKN is encoded by the exons ATG AGCAACATTAAAGCTTTTCAATTAAGGTccctaaaaaaaaaagagttATTGGACAAACTcgaagaatataaaaaggaatTAAGTGGATTGAGAATAAGCAAAGCAATAGGAAACTCAGCAAAAAACTCTAAAATCCACAGCGTTCGAAAAA ATGTCGCAAGAGTTTTAACTGTATACAaccaaaaaagaaaaatggaGTTGAGGAAATTGTATAAGGACAAAAAATTCAAACCAtataacttaaaaaataaattaacaaaaaaaaagagattAGAATTAACTAAGAAACAAAAATCCGCTATGACCTTaag aaCCAAGAAACGACTTACCAATTTcccaaaaagaaaataccTTTTAGTAAAGAAAAACTAA